DNA from Deinococcus deserti VCD115:
GGAAGCTTTCGTTCGCGAACTCAGCGCGGCCACCACAGTCCTGCTGACGCAGGTGACCCGCGTGAAGTGAGCCCCATCAGCAGAATGTTTCCGGTTCAACCTCGCGTGATCTCTCTCAACGTGTCCTGGGCCCTGAGCCACCCCCAGAAAGGGACGCCCTAGCGCTGGAGGCCTGTTGATCCTGGGGTGCAGCCAGTTTAGAGGCGTGAGCCGGCGTAATGCGAGCAGCAGGCGCTGGAAATAATGATGGTGTCTCCCAGTGCACTCCCCGTGCGGGAGTTGTTGTACACCAGCCAGTCCGCCCCCTGCGGGCCAGCACGCAGCAGTACACCCGGCCCGTCCGGGTTCGGGACCCAGCGCCCACGCAGTAACTGCTCGCCTCCGGTCGACTGGACGCGCCAGCTGTACGTTCCGTCCGCATTGATGCGCAGGGGTGGCAGGCGCAGCCCGCCACTGTACACGCGGTACACGTCGGTGCCCCTGACGACGGTATTTACGGCGACCGGGACGTTCACGCGCCAATCTCCCACGAACCAGGCGGTCCAGAACGGCTCGCGGTTCACGCCCACCACGAAATTCGCGTCCTCGCTGCCGGTCACTCCGGTCAGGTTATACCCGTACTTCGGGTCGATGCTGCGGATCACGCCGCGCGTCCAGGTTTTCCCGGCCGTTCCGCTATACAGCACGCTCTGGCCGGGCTTGTACTTCCCGAGTTTCGGCCAGGCGGTGTGCGCCTTCGGCGGCGCACTCGTCGGCGCGCTTGGTACCGCGGTCGGTGAGGGTGTCTTGACGGCCGGGGCCCGTGGTGTGGCTGGCTCAGCGGCTGTGCTGCGCGGGCGCGCGGGCGTGGTCAGCAGGGCCAGTACTGCCTGGTGGTTGTTGAGTTTCGCGAGGTAAGCAGCATCCCAGCCGGCGGACGTTTTCACGCTCAGATCAGCGCCGCGCGCGATCAGCAACCGGGCAATGTCCGTGCAACCGGAGTTTGCGGCCATCATCAGGGGTGTGTAGCCGCCGGAATTCCGGGTATTGATGTTCACACCCTGTGCGATCAGCGCGATTGCCTGAGCGGTGTCACAGTAGTTGGCGGCGTTGGAGAGCTGCATTTCTGCGAGGTTCTGCTCTGCCAGGGCCGCGCTGCACATCAGCGCAATGCACATCCAGGTCCGTGATTTCGATAGAGCGTTCACGACATTCTCCTTTCCGCAGCGTCCGGATCACGGAAGCGTTCCCTGCAGGTCGAGGCGTTGCTTGTCAGGCAAGGTCCTCTGGGATGAAGTTACCCGAGGGTACCGCCCGGCCTCTGACGAATCACTAACGGATGCTGGGCGTCCTAGGCGGTCAGGAGGTGTACTTTGCCGCGAAGGCCGGTCGCCGGCGGTACCGCATTCTCCCGGTCGGCCATGCGCGGAGAACGGAAGGCCGTGGACGCTGCGCTTGGGGATGGCGGGTGCGTCACAGCAAGCCATCTGTAGATCGCGAAGGCCACGCATGGAGTTGAACGGGCCCTATCAGACTGCCAGGAAGCTTGACTCGAATACCTGTGGTGTTATAGTTGAACATAACAACCTCGCAACTGGCTACCGCCTTTATAAGGAAGGCAGGTTCTCAGGCACCTTCATGGGCGGCCTCACTTCCTTTCAGTCTGATGTGTCCGTGAAGGAGGCCGAATGAATGAAGGAGTCCTAACGCCCTGTGCTGTTTTTGCAGGCGTAACGGTAAAGAATTGCTGACCTGCGGGGTGCCGAGGCTGAAGTTCACAAAGACCGTCAAAACGGACCCGAGCAACATGCATTTTTCTGAACGGTCAACTCATTTCAGATCCATGCGCAGTCAAACGCCACGATATCCACCGAGAACACGTCAGTGAAACCGCGGCTCGTCGTTCGCCTCTACTAAAGGTCCTCTAACTCGCTCACAAGGAGTCGAACATGCTTAGCACGAGATTATCATCGTCTTTGATCACGCTTACTATGCTTGCCGGAAGCATTGCGGGCGCTCAAACCCTTACGGTTGGCATGGATGCTGACGTGGTTCGGCTCGATCCAGTCTTGTCGGCTGCGGCTGTTGACCGACACGTGCTGTACCAGGTATTTGACCGCCTTGTGGATGTGGACGAAAACCTCAAAATCGTTCCGTCCGTCGCCAGGAGTTGGAAAATCAGCTCGAATGGCCTCACGTACACGCTCACGTTACGGAGCGGAATTAAATTTCATGATGGCACATCCCTCAATGCCGCCGCTGTCAAGTACTCACTGGAACGCAGCTTGAACATGGATGGTAGCGCGCGGAAAAACGAACTTTCTGCAATCAAAAGTATCACGGCGGTGAACCCAACCACCGTTCGCATTGACCTGCACGCGCCATTTGGTCCGTTACTCGCGATACTTAGTGATCGTGCTGGCATGATTGTTTCACCAACTGCAGCGGCAAAGTCTGGCGCTGACTTCGGGCGTGCGCCTGTTGGCAGCGGACCGTTCTCATTTGTCAGCCGAACTCAGCAGGACAACATTACTTTGAACTCATACAGTGAGTATTGGAATGGCGCACCGAAGATAGACAAGCTTGTTTACCGACCGTTTCCTGACGGTGACGTACGGTACGCGAACCTGCTGTCCGGAGGGGCGCAAGTCATAGTGGTAGATGCCAAAGACGTTGAGAAGCTTGAAAGCAATAACAAATTCAATGTAATCAGCATTCCCACGCTGGGATTTCAAGGAATTTGGCTAAACACTACCCGCGCTCCCTTTAACAATAAGCTGGTACGCCAGGCTGTCGCTGCCACCATTGACCGCAATGCTGTTGCGCAGGTGGTTTTTCGAAACACCGCCAAGCCAGCCGCTGGTCCTTTTCCCCCAAACACTCCTGCGTACAGCTCAAGCATCAAGGTGCCTACCCCGAACATTGCTGACGCTCGAAAGAAACTCAAGCAAGCCGGAGTAAGTAACCTCACCTTCACAATGATCGCCGCCACCGGCACGACTACCGCGCTGCTTACCCAGGTGTATCAAGCAATGATGGCCGAAGCTGGCATCAATATGAAGATCGAGCTGGTCGATAACGGTGCGCTGAGCAGCCGAGCGACGAGTTTCAACTTTGATGCAGCGCTCCTGAACTGGAGCGGTCGAATTGACCCTGATGGTAATATTTATGATTGGGTCAGAACGGGCGGGACTTACAACTACGGCCGTTACAGTAACAAGGAAGTGGATGCATTGCTTGCCAAGGCTCGTGCACAAAGCTCTATGAGTGCTCGTAAAGCCACTTATAACGTGGCACTTGGTAAAGTACTTAGCGATACGCCTTATATTTGGGTCTACCACCAAAGCAACATGTACGGTACCACCAAGGCTGTGAGTGGTCTGAAATCTATTCCTGATGGTATCCTCCGCTTTAAAGACGTAGTACTTAAATAATGTCGTCTTTCACGTAAGCGCTTGCTGTACTTTGGAACAATTCAGCGGTGCCCTTTAGGTCAGCATCTGCGGTGCTGGCCTTCTTGCTGAAATATTTTTGGTCTCTTGAGGTGGACCCATCACTTCCCCATGTAGCTTTCCCCATTCTTGTTCGCCGGATTGCTGGCGATAACCATTACGCTGTCTACGAAACCCCCTGGGGCGTGGACTCATGGATATGCTTCGATACTGTGAAGCGTGCTGGAGCCTGTCCACGATTCGATCCTGGAGCAACTGAAGACTGAAGTCTCCCAGTACCCACGAATGGACGGGTACTACCAACTTGAGCCCGTGGTCATCGGAGCTCTCCGTCAAGGGTGGAAGGGCCAGAGCGACATTTTCAATGCCCTCTACGAAAGCTTGGGCCCTCATAGCGCTCTTGCGGCGTACCAGATTGCCCATCCGCGGATACAGCCCTTCAGCGGAGAGCCACCGGGAGACGAGGACTGCGAGTACACGGCTGAGGAAGCGCTTGACGCCCTGACCTATGAATTGAAGGGCGGGTTTGAGATTGGTCACCTCGCTGAGTACGTGCCTTCTGCGAAAGCGGCCGTATTGGCCACGCATTTTTTCGCGGTGTTTCATGAACCGCGGGCATTTTGGGGTCTGGGGTGAGGCAATCCGATTTACGCCTTCGAGCAGGGCGTTGTTCTGCGTGACAATGAACGCGCCGAGAGCTTCTTGATGATCCAAAATAACTGAGCATAGACCCACTTCAGAGCCGCGGCCGAAGACACCATCGCCACTGGCCGTCCGGCCGGGCTGGAGCGGAGGTATTACGTCAGGCCCACCGTCTTCGCGAACGTGACCAATGACATGACCATTGCCCGTGAGGAAATCTTCGGGCCGGTCCTCGTGATTCTCGGCTATGACTCGGTCGAGCAGGCCGTCGAGATTGGCAACGACACCGAGTACGGCCTCTCGGCCTATGTCAGCGGCGCCGATCTCACGCAGGTCGCAAGGTCGGGGCCAAGCTGCGTGCCGGACAGGTGGTGCTCAACGGCGCGTTTGATCTGATGGCGCTGTTCGGCGGCTACAAGATGAGCGGCAACGGGCGCGAGTGGGGGGACTTTGCCTTCAGCGAGTTTCTGGAGATTAAGGCTCTGCTCGGCTACGCGCCTCAGGCGTAGGGTTTGTCTGGTTGAAGGCTCAAATTGACAATAGGGCTGCAGGCACGTGGACACCGTTCGCCGGTGCCCACGCTTCTCGTACCGGGTGGATTTGGCGCGAAAATCCGTTCGTCGGTTGACGCCGCATCCAACCACGTGCAGGCGCCCTGCGGGCAACAAACGTACGGCGTGAACCACGATGGGGCACCTACCTGAACTTCAGGTGAGGGGAGCAGGCTTCCGATCATCAGGAGCGTGTCTGGGAAGTGACCTATTTGCGGTTGGATTCAAGCTCCTGACGCGGAGTGTGAGAGCAGGGAACCGCTGCACGCCGGGCTGATCGAACAAAAGCTTTGCAACGGGTTTTTCTCTGTTCTTTCGCTTGACGAGAACCGGTGACACACTAATTTCATCCGCGGTGTTCGCGGTGACAGACTCGCTGTATTCGAACATTTTCCCGGCGACACACCGGTTGTCAGGGTGCGCTGCCCTGGGCTCTGGTGGTCTTGAGGAGTTCCTCGCGCGAGGGCATCGGCGCGCGGTCCACTGTGCCGTCACGGTACTTGCCCTCGTTGCGGTCCATCTGAATGACGCGCTGCTCAGCCTCAAGCCCGGGGTCAGGCCGGTGACCGCGCGAGGACGCGTAGCTGGCGACGATCTCACGGTAAACGGGGGCCGCGAGGTCGGCCCCATGGTACTCGCCCCTGGCGCCGTGAGCCATGATGGCGATGGTGATCTCAGGGTTGGTGCTGGGGTAGAAGCCCGCGTAGGTTGATTCGTAGATCTCGCTGCTGTACCCCCCGGCGGTGGCGAACTGGGCCGTGCCGGTCTTGCCCCCCAGGTCGTAGCCCTCGAGCAGCGCGCGGTGCGGAATGCCCAGCTCGATGGTCATGCGCAGCATCTCGCGCACGGTGCGGGCGGTCTCGCTGCGCACCACGCGCCGGCCCGTGCCCACCGGATCTGCGGCGTTGAGCCGCGGCGGGAGGTACACGCCGTGGTTGCCCAGCACGTTGTACGCCACGGCCATTTGCAGCAGCGTGGTGGACATCCCCTGGCCGAAGCCGTTGGTGGTGCGCACCAGCGTGTCCCAGCGCTCGATGGGACGCAGAATCCCGTTACTGGCCGTGACGACCGGGAGTTCGGGAGCGGTGCCGATGCCGAATTGCGAGAGGCGAGCCCGGAACTTCTCGTTGGTGTACGGCTCGACAATGTGGCTGATGCCGACGTTCGAGGAGTAACGCAGCACGTTCTGGATCGTCAGGCGCGGCCCGTGCGCCACCGAGTCGCGAATGGTGCTGCCCCACCTCTTGCCTACGTACCGGGCCATGGGGGTGTCAAGGACCTGATCCGGCTTGATGATGCCGTCATCCAGGGCGGCGGCCACGGTTAGAGACTTGATGACCGATCCTGGTTCGAACCGGTCGATAAACGCCCGGTTGCGCCGGTTGCGCATGGGGGTCTCTTTCCACTTGCCAGGATTTGAGGGCGGCCAGCTGGCCACGGCCAGGAGGCGTCCGGTTCTGGTTTCCATCACGATGGCCGCGGCGTACTCGGCACGCTCTTCCAAGGCTTTCTTCTGCAGTTCTGCTTCGGTCACGGCCTGCAGGTGGGTGTCGATGGTCAGCGTGAGGTCCTGGCCGGCCGCCAGATGGTCCTGGTAATCGTGTTCCAGGCCTTCGAGGCCCTCGCTGGCGCCCATGACCCCGAGCAGTTGCCCAGCCATATCCCCGTTGGGGTACACCCGCGTCTCCTTCTGGGCGAAGGTGCCCGCGTCCTTGACTAAGGTGGCGGCCAGCACCCGGCCATCGGCGCTCAGGATGCGTCCGCGTCCGCTGGGGGTGGGAAGCTTGCGCCCCTCGCGGGTCTCGAACGGTGAGAGCGGGGCCATCACGCTCGCGTACGAGATCGCCAGGAAGCAGAAAGCAAACATGCCTATCAGCAGCATCCAGATCGAGCGTGATTTAATCTTGGTTTCCATCGTCTGCCGTGAAGGATAGCTCCCGCACTCTGTCATCACCGTGACAGGGGAAGCGGTCACGTTCACGCTCCAGAACGACGGGAGCGCTGAGCGACGAGCAACGCGCTGAGAGCGTCCCCCGGTATCCTGAGGTCGCCAGGTTCTTTGGGCGTTTACCTACCTGATGATTTTGCGCCCTTTTACATGGAGCACCATGGAGACAGCACCGAAACTCTCCCCGCTGCCGACCTGACCTTGCAGCGTCAGGACGCTCGAACCACGATAGACGGGTACAGGTCTCGGGCGTTGTCGTGCAGGATACGGCGGGCGGCCCAATCGGCTTCTTGCGGGCTCAGGTCTCCGTCCCTCACCGTCAGGTCAAGCGCGTCTCCTAGAACGGTGCGGCCCCAGCGGGCCGCGAGCCAGTACAGTTCTGGCGTCCGCTGCGCGTCGGTGCTGAACAGCACCTTGGTGACAGGGGCAAGATGCAGAGCCTCCAGCGTGGCGGTGCGCATGGCCGTCACGCTGGTGTAGGGAATTGTGAGGCCGAGGTCGAGGTAGGCGCCGCCATACACGCTGGCGAGGTACCCGGCTTCACGCACGTAGGGGTAGCAGTGCAGCATCACGACCTTCAGGCCGCGCAGTTCCGGGGCTTCCAGCACGCCGCGCAGATGCAGTGGACTGGCCAGGCGCATATCGAGGTCGGGGTCACCGTACCCGGTGTGGAACTGCACCGGCAGGCCGGTGTCAACGGCGACGCGCAGGCCGGTCCACACCACGCTGTCGATCAGCGGTTTGCTGTTCACACGGGGCACGGCTCCTGGAGAGGTTTCCCGCTTCAACACCGTGAACGCGGCTTCCACACTGTGTGCGGTGGGCCGGCTGATATCGAGCCCGGTGCGATATGCGGCAATGCTCTTGAGGCCCGCCAGGGTAGGCGCGAGGTGCCGCAGGTGCGTCTCGAGCGCGGTGAGAAGGCCCGCGGCACTGTCGTGCTCAGCAGCGAGCAATGCGACCTCGCTCTCGAGGCGCAGGACACGCCTGACGGCACAGGGGAGCCGGTCGGCACTCTGGCGGACGCTCCACAACCGGTCCGGCCAGACGCCGTCGTCAATCAGCACCGTGTCGATCCTGGCGTCTTGAAACATGTGCCGCGCCAGGTCGCCATAATCCTGGTTCTGCCGCGCCTCGAGCACCGCGTCCATGGTCGGCGCGCAGCCGTAGTAGGCCGCCAGGTCGCGCATGGACCTTCGGAAAAACAGGGTGTCGCGCGCGAAGTGCTGGAGGATAAGCGGATCGGTCGCTTCCGTGAAGTACGGCTCGATCGGACCGGCGCGCCACAGCGGTTCGTGCAGCAGCGCGTGAGCGTGATGGTCATAAATGGGGATATCAGTGAGGTTCATATCAGTACCTTTCCGCGAGCAGCTGAAGCTCTTCGGGGAGATTCAGGTCTTTCAGGGCAGTCCATTCAGCGCGCCGGACCGCCAGGTACGCGCGAGACCGCGCCTCCCCCAGGGCGTCAAGCAGCACGGTGTTGCGCTCCAGGGCGGTGACTGCTTCATGAAGCGACTGGGGCAGCAGCTCGATACCACTCGCCCGGCGGGCCTCCTCGCTCATCAGCGCCGGGTCCCCAACCGCCTCCGCCGGAAGAGGCCGTTGTTGTTCGATGCCGTCCAGACCGGCAGCGATCAGTGCGCCGAGCGCGAGGTACGGGTTGGCGCTGGCATCCGACGTCTTGAGTTCAAAACGGCTGCAGGCGTGTCCTGCGCGGCTGACGCGGAGCGCCGCTTCACGGTTTTCGTAGCCCCACGCCGTGTACGCGCCAGCCCAGAAGTGCGGACGCAAGCGATGGTACGAGTTGTGACTGGGGACGCTCAGGGCGCACAGGGCCGGGAGGTGAAACAGCACGCCCGCCAGGAAATGCTGGCCTTCACGGCTGATGCCGGTCGGGTGGTGCGGGTCGGCCATGGCGTTGGCTCCGTCGCGCCAGAGGCTCAGATTGAGGTGACATCCGCTTCCGGCCACCCCTTCAAACGGTTTAGGCAGAAAACTGGCCACGAGGCCGTGCGCTTCCGCCACGCCGCGCGCCGTTTCACGGAAGGTAATCTGCTGGTCTGCAGCCTGCAGCGCGTCCGAGTACCGGACCGAGAGTTCCTGCTGCCCTGGTCCTGCCTCCGGGTAGTAGAACTCGGGCTGCAGTCCCTGGGCTTCGAGCGCGGCACTCAGGTCCAGCATGAAGCGCGCATGGCGGTTGAACCCGGACGTGTGCGCGAAGACGGTGGTGTCCGCGGGCGTATAGCTGCCATTGTCGCGGCGGAGCAGGAAAAATTCGTTCTCGAACGCGGCGTTCACGGTCAGGCCGAACTGCGCCGCAGCACGGATCTGTTCACGCAGAAAAGCGCGTGGGCAGCAATCCCACGGGCCCGCTCCCAGGCGCAGGTCGCCGAGGACCTGGGCCTGGGCCGGTGCGTAAGGAAGCACCGTCAGCGTGTCCCAGTCGGGCACCAGACGCACTTCCCCGACCGGCCCGAGGCCCGCGCCAGGCACCACCACGTCCGCCATCACCGGCAGGGCCAGCTGAGCAGCAGCAATACCGACGCCGTCGGGAAGGCCAGCGTCGAGGAGAGAGAGGTGCGCAGCCTTGGCCCGGATCAGGTTGGCGTGGTCGGTCCACAGGATGCGCACGTACTGCACGCCCGCTTCCCGCAACTGCTGAATGTTCATGACTCCTCCGTGTCTGTGACGGCCTGACCGGCAGCACGGGGCCAAAGGGCACCAGCCCGGCTGGCCGCCTCGCCAAGGTGCTCGTCGTCAGCAGTCGAGCCGCGTGCGGTAAGGGAACTGGGCCGGCCGAAGGGTGGCCAGGGTCCGTCGCTTGTGGGAGGCTGGCCCGGCTGGAAGCGGCTGTGGAGTGGAAACGGCCGGAACTGCGAAGAAGCCCCTGGGGTGTGGGACGTCATTGCGGTTTCGGGACGGCGTAGTCGTTCCCCTCGCGGATTTCCTCCAGCACGATGCAGGTCTCTACACGTTCGATAATGGACTGCGCCTCGCTGAAGCGTTGCAGAAATTCCCGCAGGGCCACATGGTCGCGCACGGCGACTTTGACAATGGCGTCATTCGTTCCGGTTAAGGTGTAGCACTCCAGAACTTCCGGCAGCGCGCTCACAGCGCCGTGCAGCTCGTCCAGATTCGGTGAGGCGAGGTTGTTCTTGAAATTTACCTTCAGAAAGCACATCAGGTCCAGACCCAGTTTGGCGCGGTCCAGGACGATGGCAGTTCGTTTGATGACGCCGTCCTCTCGCAGGCGCCGCAGCCGTTTGTGGACACCCGTGGCGGACAGACCGACCTGCCGCCCGAGTTCGGCATGGCTGGTGTCGGCATTGTGCTGAAGGAGGCGAAGCAGGTGCGTGTCCGTATCGTCCATGTGGTCTCCTCGTAGAAGTGCCGGATTTTAAGGCACGCGCACTGAACAGGTCATTTGAGTGACGATTAGTGACCGGAGCTAGGGTGAGGGTTGTTTTTTAACACATCACAGGAGTCGCCTCAACCTCCTCAACCACCGCCGGGCGACGTGAAGGAGCCCCTGGCCCGTCCCTGCGCGCTCCGCGGACGAGAAACCAAAATACACCGCAGCGATCAGAACTGGAACGAATCGTTCCGGGTCTTGAGGTTTCGGTGATTCTGCGTTAACATTCGCCGCAATTCGACCTATTTTTTTGCCAGCCGGACTGCTCTCCGGCGTCGTCCTTGACGCGGCGGTGTTCAGGACGTCAGCAGGACCAGCCCCAGTAGGCCACGCCAGGATCCGAACCCGCCCGCCCCCGCACGGCCTCAGGAGGACATCATGATGCGATTCACCGCGTTGTTCGTCACGGCACTACTTGGCACCGCCAGCGTTTCACAGGCCCAAACCGGCACCCTGACCGTCGCGACGGCCCAGGACCCCCAGAACTGGGACCCGATCGATACCTTTCTCATCGCGTGGGGCACCGTGGCGCACAACATCTACGATGGACTGATTATCCGGACCCCCGATCTGAAGCTTCAGCCAGGCCTGGCCACCAAGTGGACCTACCTGAACGGCGGCAAAACCCTGCGGTTCACCCTTCGCAAAGGCGTCAAATTTCATAATGGCGAACCGTTCAACGCCAATGCCGTCAAATTCTCCTTCGACCGCCTGCTCGGCGCTGAAGGCAAGAAAGGCCCGCAGCAAGCCAACTACACGTCCATCAAGCAGGTCAAAGTCGTCGATCCCTATACGGTGGATTTTATCCTCGCGCAGTCCGATCCGGTGCTGCTCACCAAACTGGCGGGGTACGGCGCCATGATCGTGCCGCCCAGATACATCAAGGAGAAGGGCGCCGCCTATTTCGACACGCACCCGGTAGGCACCGGTCCGTTTCAGTTCGTGTCGTACAAAAACGGCGAGTCCATCCGCCTTCAGGCCTTTCCCGGCTACTGGGGCGGCAAGCCGAAAGTGGCCAACCTGACTTTCCGGTTTATTGAGGAACCCGCCACCCGCGTGGCAGAACTCCAGTCTGGCCGGGTTGACATCGCCACTGCGATCCCGGTGGCGCAGGCCGCTACCGTCAAAGGCAACAGCAAGCTTTCCTTGCAGGCGGTGCCCAGCCCTACCGTGCAGGCCCTGCGTTTTAACGTCAGCCACAGCCTGACCAAGGACGTCCGGGTGCGCCGGGCGCTGAACCACGCCGTGGACCGCGACGCCATTATCAAGAGCATCCTCCAGGGCTACGCCAGCCCAATCGCGTCTCTCCAGTCGTCCAAGTCGTATGGGTACGACCCGAATCTCAAGCCGTACCCGTACGACCCTGCCAAGGCCAAGGCGCTGCTGGCTGAAGCCGGCGTGAAGCCCGGCACGCCCATCGGCATTGACTTTATCGGGACGGACGCAGTGTTCCGCGAGGTGGCGCAGGCCGTTGCCGGGTTCTTTCAGGCGGCCGGGTTGAAACCGGAACTGAAGACGTACGAGACGAACACTTTCTACAGCGACATCATTCCCAAAAACAAGACCAGCAACGCGTACCAGATGGGCTGGGGCGGATGGACGTTTGATTTCGACAACACCGCATACCTGCTGTACCACAGCAAGCAGTTCTGGAACCCGGACTACAGCAACAAAACCCTTGACGCGATGCTGGACAAGCAGCACACCATGAGTGACCAGAAGCAGCGCCTCGTGATCCTGCGTGACATCGCCCGCTTCACCCACGAACAGGCAATTGACATCCCGCTGTACAACCAGCAGGACCTGTGGGGTGTCAGCAAACGTGTGCAGGGCTTCCAGGCGCCGAGTGACAGCCTGCTGCACCTGCGCACTGTCAGTGTGAAGTGACGCCCTGTGGCACGCTATCTGCTCTCGCAACTGTTCCAGGCCGCGCTGGTGGTGGTGTTCGTGACCCTGGTGGTGGCTGTCATGCTCCGGTTCTCTGGAGACCCGGCCGTGGCGCAGTTCCAGGGGGCGTCGGCACCCACGGAAGAGCAGCTGAGGGAAATTCGGCAGGCAATGGGACTGGACCGCCCGTTTCTGGTGCAGTACTGGGACTTTCTGTCGGGTGTTGTGACCGGGGATCTGGGCACCAGTTTCCGCGGGGAAACAGCCGTCCGGTCTCTGATCGCTCAGGCCATGCCTCCGACCATGCTGCTCGCCTTGTGCTCGCTGGGGCTCTCTGTGCTGCTGTCCCTGCCGCTGGCGATTCATGCGGCCGTGCACAAGGGCAGCTGGGCAGACCAGGCCGTGCGCTTCTTCTCTCTGCTCGGCCTCTCCTTCCCGAACTTCTGGCTGGGCATCATGCTCGCCCTGATCTTCGGCGTGACCCTGCGCTGGCTTCCGGTGTCCGGATATGAAAGCGCCGCCTCGCTGATCCTGCCCAGCGTGACCCTTGGCCTGATCCTGACTTCGACCACCGTGCGCCTGCTGCGCGCTTCACTGCTGGACGTGCTCAGTAGTCAGTACGTTACCGTGGCGCGCAGCAAAGGCCTGTCCGAACGGCGCGTGCTGTACAAACACGCCCTGAGGAACACCGCGATTCCTATGATCACGTTCGTCGGCCTCCAGTTTGGCGGACTGATCGGTGGGGTCGTGATCGTCGAGCAGGTCTTCGCCTGGCCGGGGCTGGGCTCACTCGCCTTGCATGCCATCTCCAACCGCGACTATCCGGTGCTGCAGGGCACCGTCACGGTTCTGGCGGTTCTGGTCGTGCTGGTCAATCTGCTGGTCGACCTTTCTTATGGTCTGTTTGACCCTCGCGTGCGGCTGGAGTGATATGACTGACCTTGCTCCCCCTTCCACCCGCGCGCGCGCCCGGCATGCCCTGAGGCGCTGGACGCCGGACCTGGTCATCGGACTGCTGCTGACCGGAGGCGTTCTGGGCGTGGTCCTCCTCGCCAACCTCCTGTTTCCTGCCGGCACCGACACAATGGACCTGACGGCGCGCCTCACTCCTCCGGCACTGTCCAGCGACCACCCGCTGGGCACTGATC
Protein-coding regions in this window:
- a CDS encoding ABC transporter substrate-binding protein — its product is MMRFTALFVTALLGTASVSQAQTGTLTVATAQDPQNWDPIDTFLIAWGTVAHNIYDGLIIRTPDLKLQPGLATKWTYLNGGKTLRFTLRKGVKFHNGEPFNANAVKFSFDRLLGAEGKKGPQQANYTSIKQVKVVDPYTVDFILAQSDPVLLTKLAGYGAMIVPPRYIKEKGAAYFDTHPVGTGPFQFVSYKNGESIRLQAFPGYWGGKPKVANLTFRFIEEPATRVAELQSGRVDIATAIPVAQAATVKGNSKLSLQAVPSPTVQALRFNVSHSLTKDVRVRRALNHAVDRDAIIKSILQGYASPIASLQSSKSYGYDPNLKPYPYDPAKAKALLAEAGVKPGTPIGIDFIGTDAVFREVAQAVAGFFQAAGLKPELKTYETNTFYSDIIPKNKTSNAYQMGWGGWTFDFDNTAYLLYHSKQFWNPDYSNKTLDAMLDKQHTMSDQKQRLVILRDIARFTHEQAIDIPLYNQQDLWGVSKRVQGFQAPSDSLLHLRTVSVK
- a CDS encoding ABC transporter permease, whose translation is MARYLLSQLFQAALVVVFVTLVVAVMLRFSGDPAVAQFQGASAPTEEQLREIRQAMGLDRPFLVQYWDFLSGVVTGDLGTSFRGETAVRSLIAQAMPPTMLLALCSLGLSVLLSLPLAIHAAVHKGSWADQAVRFFSLLGLSFPNFWLGIMLALIFGVTLRWLPVSGYESAASLILPSVTLGLILTSTTVRLLRASLLDVLSSQYVTVARSKGLSERRVLYKHALRNTAIPMITFVGLQFGGLIGGVVIVEQVFAWPGLGSLALHAISNRDYPVLQGTVTVLAVLVVLVNLLVDLSYGLFDPRVRLE